A window from Lytechinus pictus isolate F3 Inbred chromosome 9, Lp3.0, whole genome shotgun sequence encodes these proteins:
- the LOC129268464 gene encoding probable inactive 1-aminocyclopropane-1-carboxylate synthase-like protein 2, whose amino-acid sequence MEDISQRMRRIVSVSHPFEYIYKAQRNRYHPTGNPRGIITLTSAQNRLCGDLMLEQVKSLDLSDYDGATLLLYQDCRGMPSFRKATADFFKEYTNSPQDIDPDKLRICNGLTALLDVIAYTLCDEGDTILSPSPMYGGIMRDTALRPNVNVHPVHLSSKPRSEGEKPYKLTVHHLERSYAEAIKQGKRVKALFLVNPTNPLGTVYSKAELIDYLQFCKRHNLHIVIDEIYLCSVYDDTKPFCSILSLKESEIPDINKTHFLYSFGKDFSFNGSHFGVLYSWNKTILDAVETITQYQRVSTLTQIAITQILQKKEWLHNVYFKTSHERLREARDITMATLDEMDVAYVQPTAGFYIWADFNRFLSASNYAEEKSICCHVLSCGVSILPSSGFYGNEPGWFRVLFCIPLPELIEGLKRLKEGCLSYVPGTGSAIAGDLGHDLANDLDFDLAHADVEVIGIQSASGSDESLESLMRSFHVSVKNSDWLKENTAEKWKRENPELAEAWIKEINKSPSE is encoded by the exons ATGGAAGATATTTCTCAAAGAATGAGACGCATAGTCTCTGTTTCTCATccatttgaatatatttataaagCACAAAGAAACAGGTACCACCCCACCGGAAATCCGagg GGAATCATCACTCTTACATCAGCACAAAACAGATTGTGTGGAGACCTCATGCTTGAACAG GTGAAGAGCCTTGATTTGTCTGACTATGATGGTGCTACACTTTTACTTTACCAAGACTGTCGGGGTATGCCATCATTTAGAAAAGCCACAGCAGACTTCTTTAAAGAATACACTAATTCACCACAAGATATTGACCCAGACAAG CTTCGTATTTGTAATGGTCTTACTGCTCTTCTTGATGTCATAGCATACACATTATGTGATGAAGGAG atACCATATTGTCTCCATCACCAATGTATGGTGGTATAATGAGAGACACAGCTCTTAGACCTAATGTCAATGTTCATCCTGTTCATTTATCAAGCAAG CCAAGATCAGAAGGGGAAAAACCATACAAGCTAACAGTGCATCATCTAGAAAGAAGCTATGCAGAAGCTATAAAACAG GGAAAGCGAGTGAAAGCTTTGTTTCTTGTGAATCCTACAAACCCACTAGGGACTGTTTACTCCAAGGCTGAGTTAATAGACTACCTACAGTTCTGTAAGAG ACACAATCTTCATATTGTTATAGATGAGATCTATCTATGTAGTGTATATGATGATACCAAACCATTCTGTAGTATACTATCACTCAAAGAAAGTGAGATTCCTGACATCAATAAAACCCACTTTCTATATTCTTTTGGCAAG GATTTTAGTTTTAATGGATCTCATTTTGGAGTGCTTTATTCCTGGAATAAGACCATTCTTGACGCAGTAGAAACCATCACACAATATCAACGAGTATCTACTCTCACTCAAATAGCAATCACCCAGATACTACAAAAGAAAG AATGGCTTCACAATGTATACTTCAAAACAAGCCATGAGAGGTTAAGAGAAGCAAGAGACATCACCATGGCAACATTGGATGAAATGGATGTGGCTTATGTCCAACCTACTGCAGGATTCTACATATGGGCAGACTTCAATAGG TTCCTTAGTGCATCAAACTATGCTGAGGAAAAATCTATCTGCTGCCACGTACTGTCATGTGGAGTCTCAATCCTCCCTTCATCTGGTTTCTATGGAAATGAGCCTGGCTGGTTCCGAGTTCTGTTTTGCATTCCCCTACCAGAGCTGATTGAAG GGTTGAAGAGACTGAAGGAAGGGTGTTTAAGTTATGTTCCTGGTACGGGTTCAGCAATTGCGGGCGACCTTGGCCATGACCTTGCCAATGACCTTGATTTTGACCTTGCTCATGCTGATGTAGAGGTCATAGGAATTCAATCAGCCTCAGGCTCAG ATGAATCACTTGAATCACTGATGAGGTCATTTCATGTCAGCGTCAagaattctgattggttgaaagagAATACAGCAGAAAAATGGAAGAGAGAGAATCCTGAGCTTGCTGAGGCTTggataaaagaaataaacaagTCTCCTTCAGAATGA